The following coding sequences are from one Neodiprion lecontei isolate iyNeoLeco1 chromosome 7, iyNeoLeco1.1, whole genome shotgun sequence window:
- the LOC107224915 gene encoding E3 ubiquitin-protein ligase Nedd-4 isoform X2 encodes MAEEHVYGYNPTTGVDGDEEATNKLRLKVIAGHQLAKKDIFGASDPYVRVDLNKINGDGNVNSVLTKTKKKTLNPVWEEEFIFRVKPAEHKLILQVFDENRLTRDDFLGMVELTLINLPKEQEGRVIPAKQYILRPRSNHSSQRSRVKGTLEVYHAYISDSTGESSNGEGETAPDSGGWELLDQPVSTSNDSPVEQAAPTIMVNGPLPPGWEERQDANGRTYYVNHIARFTQWERPTVLNQAPTGGVTQEQRNLDTAATEFQRRFHISVDDAENRHNRSSGLHQDGDVPREEDEHAEDKNDEGGEQGERVVGDASSDSGRSVDQHGYLGESDDQSEEAADSPNGSRRSSEQIDGPVIPAASPATAIAPPAAAASQTPNGDGLPSGWSMQLAPNGRMFFIDHNERATTWVDPRTGRASPMPSHNAPSATPRSDLDQLGPLPEGWEERVHTDGRIFFIDHNTRTTQWEDPRMSNPQIAGPAVPYSRDYKRKYEYLKSQLRKPNNVPNKFEIKVRRTNILEDSYRIISSVIRLEILKTKLWVEFEGEVGLDYGGLAREWFFLLSKEMFNPYYGLFEYSAMDNYTLQINPFSGVCNEEHLNYFKFIGRVAGMAVYHGKLLDAFFIRPFYKMMLSKTIDLKDMESVDSEYYNSLLWIKENDPSELELTFCVDEESFGHTSQRELKPNGANIPLTDENKDEYISSVIQWRFVSRVQEQMNSFLEGFNALVPLTLVKIFDEHELELLMCGIQHIDVKDWKQNTLYKGDYHANHITVQWFWRVVLSFSNEMRARLLQFVTGTSRVPMNGFKELYGSNGPQLFTIEKWGTPENYPRAHTCFNRIDLPPYESYQQLRDKLVKAIEGSQGFAGVD; translated from the exons GATTTGAACAAGATCAATGGAGATGGGAACGTCAACTCAGTGCTCACCAAGACTAAGAAAAAGACCTTGAACCCAGTTTGGGAGGAAGAATTCATATTCAGG GTCAAACCAGCCGAGCACAAACTCATTCTCCAAGTATTTGACGAAAACAGATTGACCAGAGATGATTTTCTCGGAATGGTTGAGCTGACTTTAATCAATCTACCCAAGGAACAAGAAGGACGCGTCATTCCTGCCAAGCAATATATACTTAGACCACGTAG CAATCATTCCAGTCAACGGTCGCGCGTTAAAGGCACGCTGGAAGTGTACCACGCATACATTTCGGACTCAACAGGGGAGAGCAGCAATGGCGAAGGTGAAACTGCGCCTGACTCCGGTGGTTGGGAACTGTTGGACCAGCCCGTTTCAACGTCTAATGATAGTCCTGTAGAACAAGCTGCTCCG ACAATAATGGTCAATGGGCCTCTGCCGCCTGGATGGGAAGAAAGACAGGACGCGAACGGGAGAACGTACTATGTCAATCACATAGCTAGATTCACGCAATGGGAACGGCCGACAGTCCT AAATCAAGCACCAACGGGTGGTGTAACACAGGAGCAACGAAATCTAGATACCGCAGCAACCGAGTTCCAGAGACGCTTTCACATCAGTGTTGATGATGCAGAAAATAGGCATAACCGAAGCTCTGGCCTTCATCAG GATGGTGATGTCCCTCGAGAGGAGGACGAGCATGCGGAAGACAAGAATGACGAAGGTGGGGAACAAGGGGAAAGGGTGGTTGGGGATGCTTCATCGGATTCCGGTCGTTCAGTCGATCAGCACGGCTACCTGGGCGAATCTGATGATCAG AGTGAGGAAGCTGCTGATAGCCCGAATGGTTCCAGGCGATCCTCGGAACAG atTGATGGTCCAGTAATACCAGCGGCTTCCCCGGCCACAGCTATAGCTCCACCGGCAGCGGCTGCTTCTCAGACACCGAATGGCGACGGGTTGCCTTCTGGATGGAGTATGCAATTGGCACCAAATGGTAGAATGTTTTTTATAGATCACAATGAACGAGCTACGACGTGGGTAGACCCAAGAACGGGGCGCGCCAGTCCTATGCCGAGTCACAATGCTCCGTCAGCAACACCAAGGAGTGATTTAGACCAGTTAGGACCATTGCCCGAAGGATGGGAGGAAAGAGTGCATACGGATGGTCGCATATTCTTCATTGATCACA ATACAAGAACCACTCAATGGGAGGATCCGCGAATGTCTAATCCTCAGATAGCTGGACCT GCAGTTCCGTACTCCAGGGACTACAAGCGTAAATACGAGTACCTGAAGTCACAGCTGAGAAAACCA AACAACGTGCCTAATAAATTCGAGATCAAAGTGAGGAGGACGAACATCCTTGAGGACTCTTACCGCATCATTAGCTCCGTAATTAGATTAGAGATCCTGAAGACTAAGTTGTGGGTGGAATTCGAAGGCGAGGTCGGTCTGGACTATGGTGGACTTGCCCGAGAATGGTTCTTTCTACTATCGAAAGAAATGTTCAACCCTTACTATGGTCTTTTCGAATATTCCGCCAT GGACAATTATACTCTACAAATTAATCCGTTCTCCGGAGTTTGCAACGAGGAGCATCTTAACTATTTTAAATTCATAGGACGCGTTGCGGGGATGGCTGTTTATCACGGAAAACTTTTAGATG CTTTCTTCATCCGACCCTTTTATAAGATGATGCTGAGCAAAACTATCGACCTTAAGGACATGGAGAGTGTCGACTCAGAATACTATAATTCCTTGCTCTGGATAAAGGAGAACGATCCAAGCGAGTTGGAACTTACTTTTTGCGTGGACGAGGAAAGCTTTGGTCACACGTCTCAACGAGAGTTAAAACCAAACGGCGCAAACATACCGTTGACTGACGAGAACAAAGATGAGTACATAAGTTCGGTTATACAATGGAGGTTCGTGTCCCGAGTCCAGGAACAGATGAATTCCTTTCTCGAGGGATTCAACGCACTTGTTCCGTTGACACTCGTTAAAATATTCGACGAACACGAACTGGAGCTCCTTATGTGCGGTATACAGCACATCGACGTTAAGGACTGGAAACAGAATACGCTTTACAAAGGCGATTATCACGCTAATCATATAACCGTGCAGTGGTTTTGGCGGGTGGTTCTATCATTCAGCAACGAAATGCGCGCCAGACTTCTACAGTTTGTCACGGGAACGTCGCGTGTTCCTATGAATGGATTTAAGGAACTTTACGGCAGTAATGGCCCCCAGTTGTTCACCATAGAAAAATGGGGGACCCCTGAAAACTATCCGAGAGCTCACACGTG CTTCAATCGGATAGATCTGCCACCGTACGAGAGTTATCAACAGCTTAGGGACAAGTTGGTGAAGGCGATCGAGGGTTCGCAAGGATTTGCTGGAGTCGATTAG
- the LOC107224915 gene encoding E3 ubiquitin-protein ligase Nedd-4 isoform X4, whose translation MVELTLINLPKEQEGRVIPAKQYILRPRSNHSSQRSRVKGTLEVYHAYISDSTGESSNGEGETAPDSGGWELLDQPVSTSNDSPVEQAAPTIMVNGPLPPGWEERQDANGRTYYVNHIARFTQWERPTVLNQAPTGGVTQEQRNLDTAATEFQRRFHISVDDAENRHNRSSGLHQDGDVPREEDEHAEDKNDEGGEQGERVVGDASSDSGRSVDQHGYLGESDDQSEEAADSPNGSRRSSEQIDGPVIPAASPATAIAPPAAAASQTPNGDGLPSGWSMQLAPNGRMFFIDHNERATTWVDPRTGRASPMPSHNAPSATPRSDLDQLGPLPEGWEERVHTDGRIFFIDHNTRTTQWEDPRMSNPQIAGPAVPYSRDYKRKYEYLKSQLRKPNNVPNKFEIKVRRTNILEDSYRIISSVIRLEILKTKLWVEFEGEVGLDYGGLAREWFFLLSKEMFNPYYGLFEYSAMDNYTLQINPFSGVCNEEHLNYFKFIGRVAGMAVYHGKLLDAFFIRPFYKMMLSKTIDLKDMESVDSEYYNSLLWIKENDPSELELTFCVDEESFGHTSQRELKPNGANIPLTDENKDEYISSVIQWRFVSRVQEQMNSFLEGFNALVPLTLVKIFDEHELELLMCGIQHIDVKDWKQNTLYKGDYHANHITVQWFWRVVLSFSNEMRARLLQFVTGTSRVPMNGFKELYGSNGPQLFTIEKWGTPENYPRAHTCFNRIDLPPYESYQQLRDKLVKAIEGSQGFAGVD comes from the exons ATGGTTGAGCTGACTTTAATCAATCTACCCAAGGAACAAGAAGGACGCGTCATTCCTGCCAAGCAATATATACTTAGACCACGTAG CAATCATTCCAGTCAACGGTCGCGCGTTAAAGGCACGCTGGAAGTGTACCACGCATACATTTCGGACTCAACAGGGGAGAGCAGCAATGGCGAAGGTGAAACTGCGCCTGACTCCGGTGGTTGGGAACTGTTGGACCAGCCCGTTTCAACGTCTAATGATAGTCCTGTAGAACAAGCTGCTCCG ACAATAATGGTCAATGGGCCTCTGCCGCCTGGATGGGAAGAAAGACAGGACGCGAACGGGAGAACGTACTATGTCAATCACATAGCTAGATTCACGCAATGGGAACGGCCGACAGTCCT AAATCAAGCACCAACGGGTGGTGTAACACAGGAGCAACGAAATCTAGATACCGCAGCAACCGAGTTCCAGAGACGCTTTCACATCAGTGTTGATGATGCAGAAAATAGGCATAACCGAAGCTCTGGCCTTCATCAG GATGGTGATGTCCCTCGAGAGGAGGACGAGCATGCGGAAGACAAGAATGACGAAGGTGGGGAACAAGGGGAAAGGGTGGTTGGGGATGCTTCATCGGATTCCGGTCGTTCAGTCGATCAGCACGGCTACCTGGGCGAATCTGATGATCAG AGTGAGGAAGCTGCTGATAGCCCGAATGGTTCCAGGCGATCCTCGGAACAG atTGATGGTCCAGTAATACCAGCGGCTTCCCCGGCCACAGCTATAGCTCCACCGGCAGCGGCTGCTTCTCAGACACCGAATGGCGACGGGTTGCCTTCTGGATGGAGTATGCAATTGGCACCAAATGGTAGAATGTTTTTTATAGATCACAATGAACGAGCTACGACGTGGGTAGACCCAAGAACGGGGCGCGCCAGTCCTATGCCGAGTCACAATGCTCCGTCAGCAACACCAAGGAGTGATTTAGACCAGTTAGGACCATTGCCCGAAGGATGGGAGGAAAGAGTGCATACGGATGGTCGCATATTCTTCATTGATCACA ATACAAGAACCACTCAATGGGAGGATCCGCGAATGTCTAATCCTCAGATAGCTGGACCT GCAGTTCCGTACTCCAGGGACTACAAGCGTAAATACGAGTACCTGAAGTCACAGCTGAGAAAACCA AACAACGTGCCTAATAAATTCGAGATCAAAGTGAGGAGGACGAACATCCTTGAGGACTCTTACCGCATCATTAGCTCCGTAATTAGATTAGAGATCCTGAAGACTAAGTTGTGGGTGGAATTCGAAGGCGAGGTCGGTCTGGACTATGGTGGACTTGCCCGAGAATGGTTCTTTCTACTATCGAAAGAAATGTTCAACCCTTACTATGGTCTTTTCGAATATTCCGCCAT GGACAATTATACTCTACAAATTAATCCGTTCTCCGGAGTTTGCAACGAGGAGCATCTTAACTATTTTAAATTCATAGGACGCGTTGCGGGGATGGCTGTTTATCACGGAAAACTTTTAGATG CTTTCTTCATCCGACCCTTTTATAAGATGATGCTGAGCAAAACTATCGACCTTAAGGACATGGAGAGTGTCGACTCAGAATACTATAATTCCTTGCTCTGGATAAAGGAGAACGATCCAAGCGAGTTGGAACTTACTTTTTGCGTGGACGAGGAAAGCTTTGGTCACACGTCTCAACGAGAGTTAAAACCAAACGGCGCAAACATACCGTTGACTGACGAGAACAAAGATGAGTACATAAGTTCGGTTATACAATGGAGGTTCGTGTCCCGAGTCCAGGAACAGATGAATTCCTTTCTCGAGGGATTCAACGCACTTGTTCCGTTGACACTCGTTAAAATATTCGACGAACACGAACTGGAGCTCCTTATGTGCGGTATACAGCACATCGACGTTAAGGACTGGAAACAGAATACGCTTTACAAAGGCGATTATCACGCTAATCATATAACCGTGCAGTGGTTTTGGCGGGTGGTTCTATCATTCAGCAACGAAATGCGCGCCAGACTTCTACAGTTTGTCACGGGAACGTCGCGTGTTCCTATGAATGGATTTAAGGAACTTTACGGCAGTAATGGCCCCCAGTTGTTCACCATAGAAAAATGGGGGACCCCTGAAAACTATCCGAGAGCTCACACGTG CTTCAATCGGATAGATCTGCCACCGTACGAGAGTTATCAACAGCTTAGGGACAAGTTGGTGAAGGCGATCGAGGGTTCGCAAGGATTTGCTGGAGTCGATTAG